The following coding sequences are from one Phycisphaeraceae bacterium window:
- a CDS encoding LOG family protein has translation MPPISHPEHNRPELDPPPGASIAPPVGVPPEKPAQRRADDPDITQRIDDLIRDLGGEPGTFDARLVRDLIATGLKLIPDGRDTGELKLITTAVKELRYAYRVFGQYPEPHKVTIFGSARTPPDHPDYLATVQFSRLMADAGWMVITGAGGGIMEAGHVGPGREKSFGVAIRLPFETTANEVIAKDEKLIHFRYFFTRKLMFLSQAEAVALFPGGFGTMDEAYEALTLIQTGKSSMIPVVLLEGRGQNYWEQWDGWVKSCLLERKLISPEDIGLYRIFSEPEQAVDHIKRFYRIYHSSRYVQDDLVIRLKKPIRPADIERLSREFASLIKRGTMVLRGPYEVEDDHLDLPRLAFTHTRSKFGMVRKLIDAINECEPQ, from the coding sequence ATGCCTCCCATTTCCCATCCCGAGCACAACCGTCCCGAACTCGATCCCCCGCCCGGCGCCTCGATCGCGCCGCCCGTGGGCGTGCCGCCGGAGAAGCCGGCGCAGCGGCGGGCCGACGACCCGGACATCACCCAGCGGATCGACGACCTGATCCGCGACCTCGGCGGCGAGCCGGGGACCTTCGACGCCCGTCTGGTGCGCGACCTGATCGCGACGGGCCTGAAACTGATCCCCGACGGGCGGGACACGGGCGAACTCAAGCTCATCACCACGGCGGTGAAGGAACTGCGGTACGCGTACCGCGTCTTCGGGCAGTACCCCGAGCCGCACAAGGTCACGATCTTCGGCTCGGCGCGCACACCGCCGGACCACCCGGATTACCTGGCGACGGTGCAGTTCTCCCGCCTGATGGCCGACGCGGGGTGGATGGTGATCACGGGGGCTGGCGGCGGGATCATGGAGGCTGGGCACGTGGGGCCGGGCCGGGAGAAGTCGTTCGGCGTGGCGATCCGCCTGCCGTTCGAGACCACGGCGAACGAGGTGATCGCGAAGGACGAGAAGCTGATCCACTTCCGCTACTTCTTCACGCGGAAACTGATGTTCCTGTCGCAGGCGGAGGCGGTCGCGCTGTTCCCGGGCGGGTTCGGGACGATGGACGAGGCGTATGAGGCGCTGACGCTGATCCAGACGGGCAAGTCGTCGATGATCCCGGTGGTGCTGCTGGAGGGGCGGGGGCAGAACTACTGGGAGCAGTGGGACGGGTGGGTGAAGTCGTGCCTGCTGGAGCGGAAACTGATCTCGCCGGAGGACATCGGGCTGTACCGGATCTTCTCCGAGCCCGAGCAGGCGGTGGACCACATCAAGCGGTTCTACCGGATCTACCACTCCTCGCGGTACGTGCAGGACGACCTTGTCATCCGGCTCAAGAAGCCGATCCGGCCGGCGGACATCGAGCGGCTGTCGCGCGAGTTCGCGTCGCTGATCAAGCGCGGCACGATGGTGCTGCGCGGGCCGTACGAGGTCGAGGATGACCATCTTGATCTCCCGCGGTTGGCGTTCACGCACACACGGAGCAAGTTCGGGATGGTGCGGAAGCTGATCGACGCCATCAACGAGTGCGAGCCGCAGTAA
- a CDS encoding AsmA-like C-terminal domain-containing protein, producing MATEQPPDSPTPDSSPRARGPIIRVRTGHRLRRRTRWLLRILIGLPLVLVILIVIMTRSPLLKWQVARAIEAEFGCKVHASTIVMHWDGHASADNIRLTIPTLDGPPSEFLRAAHVDVGVSLVDLLRFRITPTEVRLYEPVFSLYLDPKTGRLNIDDLGFSGSGDAPAAKILVINGRLDFGEFSSTGADGALLRSIMVSGEMSPVAPNSPEFSLSLTESAVPASAMSPGAATPSALRLDGLVNLQTDAVQITLHNLRLTDWPPETVPASMRRLWSELDIRGEVSKTILTSDPDAGVAVSIVLDNVSMNAPIPADRPEIAGDRLLPLSRVSGDIRFSKAGLKASLAGVVGNLPARVALTTDSLSFDGALRCEITTERFEVGSGPALLPYAPEVVRRRFAMFSGPTAVVDARVLLSRAAPVNGVPGALSISGSIAFENGRAAFERFPYPVEHLKGLVTFNDEKVDLVNIQGRGPTGAIVSGNGIIAPPTDGAGFKIDVLALDVPVDDVLMNSLEGERREIVDALLSQPHYDDLIKNHLVITPKRRDELRQELADLTAQRDRLAAAAPPAPDLAEVEARLAAMQRMLETPVFDFGGQANLSILVESPVGVDAPIYYTVKIAFPKAGLVPSKFPFPIVASDVALTLTDEKLTLDSGRFTGLRGGDADLTAVVLLPGDDNPNTRPDITINARGVPVDDLLVNAIPDDETPGEADGGAARLLSTKSLLQSLRIEGFVSSLAHITTDDAGTTAAQATVTLNSLTATPPPAPGDSHPGVSLQHLSGDIHLTEGEARIPSIKADLVRLIPSSDPALAGRLDLALESRFPDQASNEPGHLTATLGISDLDLSTPIEDLLQLFSEPAAATVRRARAVRDPAGRIDGDVRVAVAGRGDPGVSVRVEAARDLALNAAGGRVSVDRTEGPFTYSPGAVSHLDFDHTTARLLFDNRPVLAIALNGSVLLPGLAGATTPEPPRTATVTAGITNADLQCPLVRAVISRAAAGSPMDGEDPIDSLDPAGRFDAQLDITSALNAGVPAYGVGGSISPRILSFTRAGTRINLPDASGSITIDGSRGRLEALRLANEQWSVTLDGAWAAPSNPGEAAFTLDTSIAVSANGLTPDLEAMLPEQVRSVIRSLSLDVRGPVALSGARLRLDYPPAGAAAAGPSNADFHGDLSFSNASMDIGFPVVRAEGSLAIGVEVRPGQEQPAVDLSLHAPSLIAAKLDLTNVFARLVSSASTPGRLLVPVLTGELYGGRVSATASIGGDPGDDAPTAYKADVVVAGSRFSPILNAYSTPDTPAAPTDESRGRLDASLSISGVEGDSLSRTGRGSVRIAGGDVIRLPLALPLMQLSNLQLPSADPLDYFQTAFTLSRNTLTFEQISLMSESISLIGSGTVGWPTTDLDLRFNSQSASTRRIPLVSDLLEGVRNELISTRVTGTLADPKFTTETLAGTRKMVEGFFSGGSAGGPAPPNEKAVRSERDRIRSSTSVSLPREGR from the coding sequence ATGGCCACGGAGCAGCCGCCCGACAGCCCGACGCCCGATTCCTCGCCCCGCGCCCGCGGCCCCATCATCCGTGTGCGCACCGGCCACCGCCTCCGACGCCGCACCCGCTGGCTGCTCCGCATCCTGATCGGCCTGCCGCTGGTGCTGGTCATCCTGATCGTCATCATGACGCGGTCGCCCCTCCTCAAGTGGCAGGTCGCCCGGGCCATCGAGGCCGAGTTCGGCTGCAAGGTCCACGCCTCGACGATCGTCATGCACTGGGACGGACACGCCTCGGCCGACAACATCCGACTCACCATCCCCACACTCGACGGCCCGCCGTCGGAGTTCCTCCGCGCCGCCCACGTCGACGTCGGGGTCAGTCTCGTCGACCTGCTGCGGTTCCGAATCACCCCCACCGAGGTCCGCCTGTACGAGCCCGTGTTCAGCCTCTACCTCGACCCAAAGACCGGCCGCCTCAACATCGACGACCTCGGCTTCAGCGGATCGGGGGACGCGCCCGCGGCGAAGATCCTGGTCATCAACGGCCGCCTCGATTTCGGAGAGTTCTCCTCGACCGGCGCCGACGGGGCGCTGCTCCGCTCCATCATGGTCTCGGGCGAGATGAGCCCGGTCGCGCCCAACTCCCCGGAGTTCTCCCTCTCCCTCACCGAGTCGGCCGTTCCCGCTTCCGCGATGTCGCCCGGCGCCGCCACGCCCAGCGCCCTGCGCCTCGACGGCCTTGTCAACCTCCAGACCGACGCCGTCCAGATCACCCTGCACAACCTCCGACTCACCGACTGGCCCCCCGAGACCGTGCCCGCCAGCATGCGCCGCCTGTGGTCCGAACTGGACATCCGCGGCGAGGTCTCCAAGACCATCCTCACCTCCGACCCCGACGCGGGTGTTGCCGTCTCCATCGTCCTCGACAACGTCTCGATGAACGCGCCGATCCCCGCCGACCGGCCCGAGATCGCCGGCGACCGGCTGCTCCCGCTCAGCCGCGTCAGCGGCGACATCCGCTTCTCCAAGGCGGGGCTGAAGGCCAGCCTCGCCGGCGTGGTCGGCAACCTCCCCGCCCGCGTCGCGCTGACCACCGACAGCCTCTCCTTCGACGGCGCGCTGCGCTGCGAGATCACCACCGAGCGCTTCGAGGTCGGCAGCGGCCCTGCGCTCCTCCCCTACGCCCCGGAGGTCGTCCGCCGCCGCTTCGCGATGTTCTCCGGTCCGACCGCCGTCGTCGATGCCCGCGTGCTCCTCTCGCGAGCGGCGCCCGTCAACGGCGTCCCCGGGGCGCTCTCTATCTCCGGGTCGATCGCCTTCGAGAACGGACGCGCCGCGTTCGAGCGATTCCCCTATCCCGTCGAGCACCTCAAGGGGCTGGTCACCTTCAACGACGAGAAGGTCGACCTGGTCAACATCCAGGGCCGCGGGCCCACCGGGGCGATCGTCTCGGGCAACGGCATCATCGCCCCGCCCACCGACGGTGCTGGATTCAAGATCGATGTGCTCGCGCTCGACGTCCCCGTCGACGACGTCCTCATGAACTCGCTCGAGGGTGAACGCCGCGAGATCGTCGACGCCCTCCTCAGCCAGCCGCACTACGACGACCTGATCAAGAACCACCTCGTCATCACGCCCAAGCGGCGCGACGAACTCCGACAGGAACTCGCGGACCTGACCGCCCAGCGCGACCGGCTCGCCGCCGCCGCTCCGCCTGCGCCCGATCTCGCCGAGGTCGAGGCCCGCCTCGCCGCGATGCAACGCATGCTGGAGACGCCGGTCTTTGATTTCGGCGGGCAGGCCAACCTGTCGATCCTCGTCGAATCGCCCGTCGGCGTCGATGCGCCGATCTACTACACCGTCAAGATCGCCTTCCCGAAGGCCGGCCTGGTCCCCAGCAAGTTCCCCTTCCCCATCGTCGCGTCCGACGTCGCCCTCACGCTCACCGACGAGAAGCTCACGCTCGATTCCGGTCGATTCACCGGCCTCCGCGGCGGGGATGCCGACCTCACCGCCGTCGTCCTGCTCCCCGGCGATGACAACCCCAACACGCGCCCCGACATCACGATCAACGCCCGCGGCGTGCCCGTCGACGACCTGCTCGTCAACGCCATCCCCGACGACGAGACTCCGGGCGAAGCGGACGGCGGCGCCGCCCGCCTCCTCTCGACCAAATCGCTGCTGCAGTCCCTGCGCATCGAAGGCTTCGTCTCGTCGCTCGCCCACATCACGACTGACGACGCCGGCACCACCGCGGCCCAGGCGACCGTCACGCTCAACTCGCTCACCGCCACGCCGCCCCCGGCGCCGGGCGATTCGCACCCCGGGGTCTCGCTCCAGCACCTCTCGGGGGACATCCACCTGACCGAGGGCGAGGCTCGCATCCCGTCGATCAAGGCGGACCTGGTGCGCCTGATTCCCTCCAGCGACCCCGCGCTCGCCGGCCGGCTCGACCTGGCGCTCGAGTCGCGATTCCCGGATCAGGCTTCCAACGAGCCCGGCCACCTCACCGCCACGCTTGGCATCAGCGACCTCGATCTCTCGACGCCCATCGAGGACCTGCTGCAGCTCTTCAGCGAGCCCGCCGCGGCCACCGTCCGGCGCGCCCGCGCCGTCCGCGACCCCGCCGGGCGGATCGACGGGGATGTGCGCGTGGCCGTCGCGGGCCGGGGCGACCCGGGCGTCTCGGTCCGGGTGGAGGCGGCTCGCGACCTCGCGCTCAACGCCGCGGGGGGACGAGTCTCGGTCGACCGCACCGAGGGACCCTTCACGTACTCGCCCGGCGCGGTGTCGCACCTGGACTTCGATCACACCACCGCGCGGCTGCTGTTCGACAACCGCCCCGTGCTCGCGATCGCCCTCAACGGGTCCGTGCTTCTCCCCGGCCTCGCCGGCGCGACCACTCCCGAGCCGCCCAGGACCGCGACCGTCACGGCGGGCATCACCAACGCCGACCTTCAATGCCCGCTCGTTCGTGCGGTGATCTCCCGTGCCGCGGCCGGTTCGCCGATGGACGGCGAGGACCCGATCGACTCGCTCGACCCCGCCGGCCGGTTCGACGCACAACTCGACATCACCTCGGCGCTCAACGCGGGTGTTCCCGCGTACGGCGTCGGCGGCTCGATCTCGCCGCGGATCCTCTCGTTCACCAGAGCCGGGACCCGCATCAACCTGCCGGACGCCTCGGGCTCCATCACGATCGACGGCTCCCGCGGCCGGCTCGAGGCGCTGCGCCTCGCCAACGAGCAGTGGTCGGTCACGCTCGACGGCGCCTGGGCCGCGCCCTCGAACCCGGGCGAGGCGGCGTTCACGCTGGACACGTCGATCGCCGTCTCCGCCAACGGGCTGACGCCGGACCTTGAGGCGATGCTGCCCGAGCAGGTCCGCTCCGTCATCCGCAGCCTGAGCCTTGACGTCCGCGGGCCGGTAGCCCTCTCGGGTGCGCGCCTGCGGCTGGACTACCCGCCCGCCGGCGCCGCGGCCGCCGGGCCCAGCAACGCCGACTTCCACGGCGACCTTTCGTTCTCCAATGCCTCGATGGACATCGGCTTCCCGGTGGTCCGCGCGGAGGGCTCGCTGGCGATCGGCGTCGAGGTGCGGCCCGGGCAGGAGCAGCCGGCGGTCGACTTGTCGCTGCACGCCCCGTCGCTGATCGCCGCGAAACTGGACCTCACGAACGTCTTCGCCCGCCTCGTCTCGTCCGCGTCCACCCCCGGCCGCTTGCTGGTGCCGGTGCTCACCGGCGAGTTGTACGGCGGGCGCGTCTCGGCCACCGCGTCGATCGGCGGCGATCCCGGGGACGACGCCCCGACGGCGTACAAGGCCGACGTGGTGGTCGCCGGCTCGCGGTTCTCGCCGATCCTCAACGCCTACTCCACACCGGACACCCCCGCAGCGCCGACCGATGAGTCCCGCGGCCGGCTCGACGCCTCGCTGTCGATCAGCGGCGTCGAGGGCGATTCGCTGTCCCGCACGGGTCGCGGCTCGGTGCGCATCGCGGGCGGGGACGTCATCCGCCTGCCGCTGGCGCTGCCGCTGATGCAGTTGTCGAACCTGCAGCTCCCCTCGGCGGACCCTCTGGACTACTTCCAGACCGCGTTCACGCTTTCGAGGAACACGCTGACGTTCGAGCAGATCTCGCTGATGTCCGAGTCGATCTCGCTGATCGGTTCGGGCACAGTGGGCTGGCCGACGACCGATCTGGACCTGCGGTTCAACTCGCAGTCCGCGTCGACGCGGCGGATCCCGCTGGTCTCGGACCTGCTGGAGGGCGTGCGCAACGAGTTGATCTCGACCCGCGTGACCGGGACGCTCGCGGACCCGAAGTTCACGACCGAGACGCTGGCGGGGACGCGGAAGATGGTCGAGGGGTTCTTCTCCGGCGGGTCGGCCGGCGGCCCTGCGCCGCCGAACGAGAAGGCGGTCCGGAGCGAACGCGACCGGATCCGGTCGAGCACTTCGGTCTCCCTGCCGCGGGAAGGCCGCTAG
- a CDS encoding NAD(P)/FAD-dependent oxidoreductase, which yields MPARPRIVIAGGGFAGAYCAQALERRLRSDEADIVLLDRHNYLMFFPLLIEAGTGSLEPRHAVVPIRSFIRRVDFIMSEVVAIDAPARRVDYTLPGEPGVRSLAADHLVVSLGSVTRQPDPPVPGLREHAFEIKSIFDGIALRDRAISLLELANAVDDPALRREILHWVVVGGNFTGVEAAGEYFAFMQRAAHHYPNLTPDDVRVTLVERSDRILGPLGPELSDYALRHLSRRGMDVRFNTTVSGVTPNTVTLESGDTLRARTVLWCAGIAPSPLLNGSGLPLDAKGYIRCRRDLTVDGLPGVWGIGDSAAIPAPDGKPYPALAQLAIQQGRHAASNIARAVRSQTPVPCDLADQGNLAALGCRVGVASIFGFKISGFLAWFLWRTVYLMKMPGWSRRIRMAADWTLDLLFPRQDVALSIHRARHTQGASL from the coding sequence CTCGACCGCCACAACTACCTCATGTTCTTCCCCCTCCTCATCGAGGCCGGCACCGGCAGCCTCGAGCCCCGCCACGCGGTCGTCCCCATCCGCTCCTTCATCCGCCGCGTCGATTTCATCATGTCGGAGGTCGTGGCCATCGACGCTCCCGCCCGGCGCGTCGACTACACCCTCCCCGGCGAGCCCGGCGTCCGCTCCCTCGCCGCCGATCACCTCGTCGTCTCCCTCGGCAGCGTCACCCGCCAGCCGGATCCCCCCGTTCCCGGCCTCCGCGAGCACGCCTTCGAGATCAAGAGCATCTTCGACGGCATCGCCCTCCGCGACCGCGCCATCTCCCTCCTCGAACTCGCCAACGCCGTCGACGACCCCGCCCTCCGCCGCGAGATTCTGCACTGGGTCGTCGTCGGCGGCAACTTCACCGGCGTCGAGGCCGCGGGCGAGTACTTCGCCTTCATGCAGCGCGCCGCCCACCACTATCCCAACCTCACCCCCGACGACGTCCGCGTCACCCTCGTCGAACGCTCCGACCGCATCCTCGGCCCCCTCGGCCCCGAACTCTCCGACTACGCCCTGCGCCACCTCTCCCGCCGCGGCATGGATGTCCGCTTCAACACCACCGTCTCCGGCGTCACCCCCAACACCGTCACGCTCGAGTCCGGCGACACCCTCCGCGCCCGCACCGTCCTCTGGTGCGCCGGCATCGCCCCCAGCCCGCTCCTCAATGGCTCCGGCCTTCCGCTCGACGCCAAGGGCTACATCCGCTGCCGGCGCGACCTCACCGTCGACGGCCTCCCCGGCGTCTGGGGCATCGGCGATTCCGCGGCGATCCCCGCCCCCGACGGCAAGCCCTACCCCGCCCTCGCCCAACTCGCGATCCAGCAGGGCCGCCACGCCGCGAGCAATATCGCCCGCGCCGTCCGCTCTCAGACGCCCGTCCCCTGCGACCTCGCCGACCAGGGCAACCTCGCCGCCCTCGGCTGCCGCGTCGGCGTCGCCAGCATCTTCGGCTTCAAGATCTCCGGCTTCCTCGCGTGGTTCCTCTGGCGAACCGTCTACCTCATGAAGATGCCCGGCTGGTCCCGTCGCATCCGCATGGCCGCCGATTGGACCCTCGACCTGCTCTTCCCCCGCCAGGACGTCGCCCTCTCCATCCACCGCGCCCGGCACACTCAGGGCGCATCGCTCTGA